A genomic segment from Streptomyces sp. NBC_01233 encodes:
- a CDS encoding IS110 family transposase codes for MEESREDHDDGSVARVAAIDIAKASGMVCLRVPHDTIEGRRVQQVWTVASTTNAILELGDRLVCQGVQRVVMEATGSYWRPFFYLLEARGLECWLVNARDVKNVPGRPKTDKLDAVWLAKLAERGMVRASFVPPKPVRQLRDLTRTRTVFIQERTRHKHRVDKALQDAQIKLSDVVSDLFGLSGRAMLDVLAAGERNPRALADLAKGSLVKKKPALAEALTGQFEEHHGRLLGVLLGTIDHLTAQVRELDRLIADLMEQTRAPHDGTGTGPPRTDDTSTSSARDAVTARELAERLDAVPGIGPATAQIILAEIGLDMSRFPTPEHLVSWAKLCPRTIQSGAKNTTGPAGKGNPWLKGALGEAANAAARTDTFLGARYRRIVKRRGHAKALVAVARSILVITWHLINDPDARYQELGADWHQRHLNPARKTRDLVRQLQALGHQVTLAAPTTAA; via the coding sequence ATGGAGGAGTCCAGGGAGGACCACGACGACGGAAGTGTTGCCCGGGTCGCGGCGATCGACATCGCCAAGGCGTCCGGGATGGTGTGTCTGCGCGTCCCGCACGACACCATTGAAGGCCGGCGCGTCCAGCAGGTCTGGACGGTCGCGTCCACCACGAACGCGATCCTCGAGCTCGGCGACCGGCTGGTCTGCCAGGGTGTCCAGCGGGTGGTGATGGAGGCGACGGGCTCGTACTGGCGGCCCTTCTTCTACCTCTTGGAGGCCCGTGGCCTGGAATGTTGGCTGGTCAACGCCCGCGATGTGAAGAACGTCCCGGGCCGGCCGAAGACCGACAAGCTGGACGCGGTCTGGCTGGCCAAGCTCGCCGAACGCGGCATGGTCCGCGCTTCGTTCGTACCGCCCAAGCCGGTCCGGCAGCTACGGGACCTCACCCGCACCCGCACGGTCTTCATCCAGGAACGCACCCGGCACAAGCACCGGGTGGACAAGGCCCTGCAGGACGCGCAGATCAAGCTGTCCGACGTTGTCTCGGACCTCTTCGGCCTCTCCGGCCGGGCCATGCTCGACGTCCTGGCCGCCGGTGAACGCAACCCCCGAGCTCTGGCGGATCTCGCCAAGGGGAGCCTGGTGAAGAAGAAGCCGGCCCTGGCCGAGGCACTCACCGGGCAGTTCGAAGAACATCACGGCCGCCTGCTGGGAGTGTTGCTGGGCACCATCGACCACCTCACCGCGCAGGTCCGGGAACTCGACCGGCTGATCGCCGACCTCATGGAACAGACCAGGGCCCCGCACGACGGCACCGGAACCGGACCGCCCCGCACAGACGACACCAGCACGTCGTCAGCCCGTGACGCTGTGACCGCGCGGGAACTGGCCGAGCGTCTGGACGCGGTCCCCGGCATCGGACCGGCCACCGCCCAGATCATCCTCGCCGAGATCGGCTTGGACATGAGCCGCTTCCCCACCCCCGAGCACCTGGTCTCCTGGGCGAAGCTGTGCCCCCGCACGATCCAGTCCGGAGCGAAGAACACCACCGGCCCAGCCGGCAAAGGCAACCCCTGGCTCAAGGGCGCCCTCGGCGAGGCCGCCAACGCCGCCGCCCGCACCGACACCTTCCTCGGCGCCCGCTACCGCAGGATCGTCAAACGCCGCGGCCACGCCAAAGCCCTCGTCGCCGTCGCCCGCTCGATACTCGTCATCACCTGGCACCTGATCAACGACCCCGACGCCCGCTACCAGGAACTCGGCGCCGACTGGCACCAGCGACATCTCAACCCCGCCCGCAAGACCCGCGACCTCGTCCGCCAGCTCCAGGCCCTCGGCCACCAGGTCACCCTCGCCGCCCCCACTACTGCGGCCTGA
- a CDS encoding exodeoxyribonuclease VII small subunit, with protein MAEAETALGYEQARDELIEVVRKLEAGGTSLEDSLALWERGEELAKVCRHWLEGARARLDSALAAREPAEEE; from the coding sequence ATGGCAGAGGCCGAGACCGCGCTGGGATACGAGCAGGCCCGCGACGAGCTCATCGAGGTCGTCCGCAAGCTGGAGGCGGGCGGGACCTCGCTGGAGGACTCGCTGGCGCTCTGGGAGCGCGGCGAGGAGCTGGCGAAGGTATGCCGGCACTGGCTGGAGGGGGCCCGGGCCCGGCTGGACTCGGCGCTGGCGGCGCGCGAGCCGGCCGAGGAGGAGTGA
- a CDS encoding APC family permease, which yields MASGTDPSAAAPVPERAPAGPLRRNLGFRDLVVYGLLLIAPMAPVGVFGTLDAKSHGAVALVYLTATVAMAFTAISYAQMVRVAPQAGSVFTYARKGLGEGPGLIAGWMAMLDYLLIPAVAYLFSGIAMNALVPEVSRWVWTALAVVVTTLLNLWGVRAAARVGFAVLAMEILVLLVFLVAAVTVLAQGGAQRGWLSPLTGDGSLGFSAGAVLGAVSVAVLSYLGFDAIASFAEEVREKGREAPWKGGGGRRAGGSERVARAVLFCLALAGLLFVAQSYLAALLMPVSAAELAADPGLQGPAFYDAVESSVGTWLHDLVAVSKAIGAAFAALAGQAAAGRLVFAMAREGRLPRALARTSHGTPRLALLVAATITLVAAVWAARRDDGLDHLVSVVDVGALVAFTLLHASVVGWFVVKRREGPPVWWKHLVMPVLGAAVTVAVIVEASWTAQVVGAVWLAVGLGVLLAQRGRRGGPAGPGAPDGPSSPGAPGVSRAPGAPGVSRAPGVSRKPGVSRTPGVSRTPGDSPAPGASRAPGGPVDSASPGPDTRPGA from the coding sequence ATGGCGTCGGGTACGGATCCCAGTGCGGCGGCCCCGGTCCCGGAGCGGGCCCCGGCCGGCCCGCTGCGGCGGAACCTCGGCTTCCGGGACCTGGTCGTCTACGGCCTGCTCCTCATCGCCCCCATGGCTCCGGTCGGGGTCTTCGGCACCCTGGACGCCAAGTCGCACGGCGCGGTCGCCCTCGTCTACCTCACGGCGACCGTCGCGATGGCCTTCACGGCCATCTCCTACGCCCAGATGGTGCGGGTCGCCCCACAGGCCGGCTCGGTCTTCACCTACGCCCGCAAGGGCCTGGGCGAGGGGCCCGGGCTGATCGCCGGATGGATGGCGATGCTCGACTACCTGCTGATCCCGGCGGTCGCGTACCTCTTCTCGGGGATCGCGATGAACGCGCTGGTGCCGGAGGTCTCCCGGTGGGTGTGGACGGCCCTGGCCGTCGTGGTCACCACCCTCCTCAACCTGTGGGGCGTACGGGCGGCCGCGCGCGTGGGCTTCGCCGTGCTGGCCATGGAGATCCTCGTCCTGCTCGTCTTCCTGGTCGCCGCGGTGACCGTCCTGGCCCAGGGCGGGGCGCAGCGCGGCTGGCTCTCGCCGCTGACCGGCGACGGCTCGCTCGGCTTCAGCGCGGGCGCCGTACTGGGCGCGGTGTCGGTGGCGGTGCTGTCGTACCTCGGCTTCGACGCGATCGCCTCCTTCGCCGAGGAGGTGCGTGAGAAGGGGCGCGAAGCTCCTTGGAAGGGTGGTGGCGGGCGACGGGCGGGCGGCTCGGAGCGCGTGGCGCGGGCGGTGCTCTTCTGCCTGGCGCTGGCCGGGCTGCTGTTCGTCGCGCAGAGCTATCTGGCGGCGCTGCTCATGCCCGTCTCCGCGGCGGAGCTGGCGGCCGATCCGGGGCTGCAGGGACCGGCCTTCTACGACGCGGTGGAGTCCTCGGTCGGCACCTGGCTGCACGACCTGGTGGCGGTCAGCAAGGCGATCGGGGCGGCCTTCGCGGCGCTGGCGGGGCAGGCGGCGGCCGGGCGGCTGGTGTTCGCGATGGCCCGGGAGGGGCGGCTGCCCCGGGCGCTCGCGCGGACCTCGCACGGCACCCCGCGGCTCGCCCTGCTGGTGGCGGCCACCATCACGCTGGTCGCCGCCGTGTGGGCGGCCCGGCGCGACGACGGGCTGGACCACCTGGTGTCCGTCGTGGATGTCGGGGCGCTGGTGGCCTTCACCCTGCTGCACGCGTCGGTGGTGGGCTGGTTCGTGGTGAAGCGGCGGGAGGGCCCGCCGGTCTGGTGGAAGCACCTGGTGATGCCGGTGCTCGGCGCCGCGGTGACCGTCGCGGTGATCGTGGAGGCCTCCTGGACGGCGCAGGTGGTGGGGGCGGTGTGGCTGGCGGTGGGCCTGGGCGTGCTCCTCGCCCAGCGCGGCAGACGCGGCGGACCGGCCGGGCCGGGCGCACCGGACGGACCGAGTTCACCCGGCGCACCCGGCGTCTCGCGTGCACCCGGCGCACCTGGCGTCTCACGCGCGCCGGGCGTCTCACGTAAGCCTGGCGTCTCACGTACACCTGGCGTCTCACGTACACCTGGCGACTCACCCGCACCGGGCGCCTCACGCGCACCGGGCGGACCCGTGGATTCCGCGTCCCCGGGCCCCGACACCCGCCCCGGAGCCTGA
- the glpX gene encoding class II fructose-bisphosphatase yields MTEHNLPPQLEVSPEAPDRNLALELVRVTEAAAMAAGRWVGRGDKLGADGAAVNAMRTLISTVSMNGVVVIGEGEKDEAPMLFNGERVGDGTGAEVDIAVDPIDGTTLNAKGMPNAIAVLAAADRGTMFDPSAVFYMEKLVTGPEAADFVDINAPVSVNIRRVAKAKNMAVEDVTVIILDRPRHEGIVKEIRETGARIKFISDGDVAGSVMAVREGTGVDLLLGIGGTPEGIISACAIKCLGGTIQGKLWPKDEAERQKAIDAGHDLDRVLHTNDLVSGDNVFFVATGITDGELLRGVHYRSETATTSSLVMRSKSGTIRQIDSTHRLSKLRAYSAIDFDRAQ; encoded by the coding sequence ATGACCGAGCACAACCTGCCGCCCCAGCTCGAAGTCTCTCCGGAGGCCCCCGACCGCAACCTCGCCCTGGAACTCGTCCGGGTCACCGAGGCCGCCGCCATGGCCGCGGGCCGGTGGGTCGGGCGCGGCGACAAGCTCGGCGCCGACGGCGCCGCGGTCAACGCGATGCGGACTCTGATCTCCACCGTCTCGATGAACGGCGTCGTCGTCATCGGCGAGGGCGAGAAGGACGAAGCCCCGATGCTCTTCAACGGCGAGCGGGTCGGTGACGGCACCGGCGCCGAGGTCGACATCGCCGTGGACCCGATCGACGGCACCACCCTGAACGCCAAGGGCATGCCGAACGCCATCGCCGTGCTCGCCGCCGCCGACCGCGGCACCATGTTCGACCCGTCCGCGGTCTTCTACATGGAGAAGCTCGTCACCGGTCCCGAGGCCGCCGACTTCGTCGACATCAACGCCCCCGTCTCGGTCAACATCCGCCGCGTCGCCAAGGCCAAGAACATGGCCGTCGAGGACGTCACCGTCATCATCCTGGACCGCCCCCGCCACGAGGGCATCGTCAAGGAGATCCGCGAGACCGGCGCCCGGATCAAGTTCATCTCGGACGGCGACGTCGCGGGCTCGGTCATGGCGGTGCGCGAGGGCACCGGCGTGGACCTGCTCCTGGGCATCGGCGGCACCCCCGAGGGCATCATCTCGGCCTGCGCCATCAAGTGCCTCGGCGGCACGATCCAGGGCAAGCTGTGGCCGAAGGACGAGGCCGAGCGCCAGAAGGCCATCGACGCGGGCCACGACCTGGACCGCGTCCTGCACACGAACGACCTGGTGTCCGGCGACAACGTCTTCTTCGTCGCCACCGGCATCACGGACGGCGAGCTGCTGCGCGGCGTCCACTACCGCTCGGAGACCGCGACGACGTCCTCGCTGGTCATGCGCTCGAAGTCGGGCACGATCCGGCAGATCGACTCCACGCACCGCCTGTCGAAGCTGCGCGCGTACAGCGCGATCGACTTCGACCGCGCGCAGTAG
- a CDS encoding DUF4245 domain-containing protein, translating into MKGKQTVWDMIRSLGVIGIVVAGIYLFVPHDEDADPTHAVDYRVETITARRAAPYPVAAPVGLPEQWRATSVTYERKNANAWHLGFLDPEKQYAAVEQSTDTSPKYLARVTRQATATGQTQQVGDTAWERWDGEKYDALVRQEQGHVTVVTGTASFEQLGALAAALEYKQGS; encoded by the coding sequence ATGAAAGGCAAGCAGACGGTCTGGGACATGATCCGGTCGCTGGGGGTGATCGGCATCGTCGTCGCCGGGATCTACCTCTTCGTCCCCCATGACGAGGACGCCGATCCGACGCACGCGGTCGACTACCGGGTGGAGACGATCACGGCCCGGCGTGCGGCCCCGTACCCGGTGGCGGCCCCCGTGGGGCTCCCGGAGCAGTGGCGGGCGACTTCGGTGACGTACGAGCGCAAGAACGCCAACGCCTGGCACCTGGGCTTCCTCGACCCGGAGAAGCAGTACGCGGCGGTGGAGCAGTCCACGGACACCTCGCCCAAGTACCTCGCCCGGGTCACCCGGCAGGCGACGGCCACCGGACAGACCCAGCAGGTCGGCGACACGGCCTGGGAACGCTGGGACGGCGAGAAGTACGACGCCCTCGTCCGCCAGGAGCAGGGCCACGTCACGGTGGTGACGGGGACGGCCTCGTTCGAGCAGCTCGGCGCGTTGGCGGCGGCGCTGGAGTACAAGCAGGGCAGCTAG
- a CDS encoding WhiB family transcriptional regulator — translation MPHPPHQSLKVAAVPKPRVPARAEDGPWHAEAVCRRDEAGLFFAPSKEPTAARLSREEAAKRVCARCPVMVACRQHALLQPEPYGVWGGLTAAERRVVLARMRRRAAELRQAPAAGPVAAAG, via the coding sequence GTGCCGCATCCGCCGCATCAGTCCCTGAAGGTTGCCGCCGTGCCGAAACCGCGGGTGCCGGCGAGGGCTGAGGACGGCCCATGGCATGCGGAGGCGGTGTGCCGCAGGGACGAGGCGGGGCTGTTCTTCGCCCCCTCCAAGGAGCCCACGGCGGCCCGGCTCTCCCGCGAGGAGGCCGCCAAGCGCGTCTGTGCCCGCTGCCCGGTCATGGTCGCCTGCCGGCAGCACGCACTCCTCCAGCCCGAGCCGTACGGGGTCTGGGGAGGCCTCACCGCCGCCGAGCGCCGGGTGGTCCTGGCGCGCATGCGCCGCAGGGCGGCCGAGCTGCGCCAGGCCCCGGCGGCCGGCCCCGTCGCAGCCGCGGGCTAG
- a CDS encoding DUF1707 SHOCT-like domain-containing protein: MDLEKQPAAPAAAASPAELRASDADRDRIAQILGDALAEGRLTSDEHSERLDSLYAFKTVGELEGLVRDLPAPGGAHAPFATAGPTAPAGGPAETIVAVCSSSARKGRWRPGAHTRAVSVMGDINIDLTEAVFEQQVTEINVTCVLGNVEVLVPENVTLRGYGSGVLGNFEVRGESRGQSDPQAPVVIVRGFALLGNIEARPKPGARLVDLARKLRKRLDG, encoded by the coding sequence GTGGACCTGGAAAAGCAACCCGCCGCCCCCGCAGCCGCAGCCTCTCCCGCCGAGCTGCGCGCCTCCGACGCCGACCGGGACCGGATCGCGCAGATCCTCGGCGACGCCCTCGCCGAAGGCCGACTGACCTCCGACGAGCACTCCGAGCGCCTCGACTCGCTGTACGCCTTCAAGACGGTCGGCGAGCTGGAAGGTCTCGTACGGGATCTGCCCGCACCCGGCGGCGCCCATGCCCCGTTCGCGACGGCGGGCCCCACGGCGCCGGCCGGCGGCCCCGCGGAGACGATCGTCGCCGTGTGCAGCAGCTCCGCCCGCAAGGGTCGCTGGCGGCCCGGCGCGCACACCCGCGCGGTCTCCGTGATGGGCGACATCAACATCGACCTCACCGAGGCCGTCTTCGAGCAGCAGGTCACCGAGATCAACGTGACCTGCGTCCTCGGAAACGTCGAGGTCCTGGTCCCGGAGAACGTCACCCTGCGCGGCTACGGCAGCGGGGTCCTCGGCAACTTCGAGGTGCGCGGCGAGAGCCGCGGGCAGAGCGACCCGCAGGCGCCGGTGGTGATCGTCCGGGGCTTCGCCCTGCTCGGCAACATCGAGGCACGGCCCAAACCGGGCGCCCGCCTGGTCGATCTGGCCCGCAAACTGCGCAAGCGCCTGGACGGCTGA
- the ppgK gene encoding polyphosphate--glucose phosphotransferase, whose amino-acid sequence MQIFGVDIGGSGIKGAPVDLDRGDLAQERHKVLTPQPATPDRVAGCVVEVVRQFDWDGPVGVTFPGVVTGGVTRTAANMDKAWIGVDTADLLSGRLDGRPVTVLNDADAAGIAEMTYGAGKGRDGTVILLTLGTGIGSALFRDGLLVPNTELGHLELKGHDAETRASVKAKEDHGLTWERWAHRVQRYLEHVEMLFSPDLFIIGGGVSRKPEKFLPLIEGVRAEIVPAKLQNNAGIVGAAMAAKGSAPGQGRGQDQGEGQGQG is encoded by the coding sequence ATGCAGATCTTCGGCGTGGACATCGGCGGATCCGGGATCAAGGGCGCTCCCGTGGACCTGGACCGTGGCGACCTGGCGCAAGAGCGCCACAAAGTACTGACACCGCAGCCGGCCACCCCCGACAGGGTGGCCGGCTGCGTCGTCGAGGTGGTGCGCCAATTCGACTGGGACGGCCCGGTGGGCGTCACCTTCCCCGGGGTGGTCACGGGCGGCGTCACCCGTACGGCGGCCAACATGGACAAGGCCTGGATCGGCGTCGACACGGCGGACCTGCTCTCGGGGCGCCTGGACGGCAGGCCGGTCACGGTCCTCAACGACGCGGACGCGGCGGGGATCGCGGAGATGACGTACGGGGCCGGGAAGGGGCGGGACGGCACCGTCATCCTGCTCACGCTCGGCACGGGCATCGGGAGCGCCCTGTTCCGGGACGGGCTGCTGGTCCCGAACACGGAGCTCGGACACCTGGAGCTGAAGGGCCACGACGCGGAGACGCGGGCGTCGGTGAAGGCCAAGGAGGACCACGGCCTCACCTGGGAGCGCTGGGCGCACCGGGTGCAGAGGTACCTGGAGCACGTGGAGATGCTCTTCTCCCCCGACCTCTTCATCATCGGCGGCGGCGTCAGCCGCAAGCCGGAGAAGTTCCTTCCGCTGATCGAGGGCGTCCGGGCCGAGATCGTGCCGGCGAAGCTGCAGAACAACGCGGGGATCGTGGGCGCGGCGATGGCGGCGAAGGGGTCCGCCCCGGGCCAGGGCCGGGGCCAGGATCAGGGCGAGGGCCAGGGCCAGGGCTAG
- a CDS encoding 4-hydroxy-3-methylbut-2-enyl diphosphate reductase has product MEGMTAAASRRVLLAAPRGYCAGVDRAVIAVEKALEQYGAPVYVRHEIVHNKYVVQTLEKKGAIFVERTEEVPEGSIVMFSAHGVAPVVHEEAARGKLATIDATCPLVTKVHKEAIRYANEDFDILLIGHEGHEEVIGTSGEAPDHITIVDGPDDVANVEVRDESKVVWLSQTTLSVDETMETVDALKTKFPLLVSPPSDDICYATSNRQAAVKVMGADSDLVIVVGSKNSSNSIRLVEVALDAGAGAAYLVDFASEIDEAWLEGVTTVGLTSGASVPEVLVEEVLEWLAARGYADVEIVKTAEESIVFSLPKELRRDLRAEAAELVADK; this is encoded by the coding sequence ATGGAGGGCATGACTGCTGCCGCTTCCCGCCGTGTCCTGCTCGCCGCCCCTCGCGGCTACTGCGCGGGCGTCGACCGAGCCGTGATCGCTGTCGAGAAGGCTCTCGAGCAGTACGGCGCGCCGGTCTACGTCCGCCACGAGATCGTGCACAACAAGTACGTCGTCCAGACGCTGGAGAAGAAGGGCGCCATCTTCGTCGAGCGGACGGAGGAGGTGCCCGAGGGCTCCATCGTGATGTTCTCCGCGCACGGCGTGGCGCCGGTGGTGCACGAGGAGGCGGCGCGCGGCAAGCTGGCGACGATCGACGCCACCTGCCCCCTGGTCACCAAGGTGCACAAGGAAGCCATCCGGTACGCGAACGAGGACTTCGACATCCTCCTCATCGGCCACGAGGGCCACGAGGAGGTCATCGGCACCTCCGGCGAGGCCCCGGACCACATCACGATCGTCGACGGCCCGGACGACGTCGCGAACGTCGAGGTGCGGGACGAGTCGAAGGTCGTCTGGCTGTCGCAGACCACCCTCTCGGTCGACGAGACGATGGAGACAGTCGACGCGCTGAAGACCAAGTTCCCGCTGCTGGTCTCGCCGCCGAGCGACGACATCTGCTACGCCACCTCGAACCGGCAGGCCGCCGTCAAGGTGATGGGCGCCGACTCCGACCTGGTCATCGTGGTCGGCTCGAAGAACTCCTCGAACTCCATCCGGCTGGTCGAGGTCGCGCTCGACGCGGGCGCGGGCGCCGCGTACCTCGTCGACTTCGCGAGCGAGATCGACGAGGCCTGGCTGGAGGGCGTCACCACCGTCGGCCTCACCTCGGGCGCCTCGGTGCCGGAGGTCCTGGTCGAGGAGGTCCTGGAGTGGCTCGCGGCGCGCGGTTACGCCGACGTGGAGATCGTCAAGACCGCCGAGGAGTCGATCGTCTTCTCGCTGCCCAAGGAACTCCGTCGCGACCTGCGCGCGGAGGCCGCCGAACTGGTCGCCGACAAGTAA
- the xseA gene encoding exodeoxyribonuclease VII large subunit: MGLNTSAEAPLPVGQVSRLIGGWIERLGQVWVEGQITQLSRRPGAGVVFLTLRDPSHDISVSVTCFRQVFDEVADVVSEGARVVLLAKPEWYAPRGQLSLRATEIRPVGIGELLARLERLKRSLASEGLFALERKKPLPFLPQLIGLVVGRASAAERDVLENARRRWPAVRFEVRNVAVQGVHAVPQVVQAVKELDALDEVDVIIVARGGGSVEDLLPFSDEEVVRTVAAARTPVVSAIGHEPDSPLLDLVADVRASTPTDAAKKVVPDVGEELERVRQLQGRGLRAVTGLLDREERGLAHALARPVFVHPQRMVEIREDELDALLARGRRTLGHLLDRADSELAHTLARVVALSPAATLERGYAVLQRADGHVVRSPEGLGTDEVLRARVAEGTFSVRVAPPE, encoded by the coding sequence ATGGGTCTGAATACGTCGGCCGAGGCGCCGCTGCCGGTAGGCCAGGTGTCCCGGCTCATCGGGGGCTGGATCGAGCGGCTCGGTCAGGTGTGGGTGGAAGGGCAGATCACGCAGCTCTCGCGGCGGCCGGGGGCGGGGGTGGTCTTCCTGACGCTGCGCGATCCCTCGCACGACATCTCGGTCAGCGTGACCTGCTTCCGCCAGGTTTTCGACGAGGTCGCGGACGTGGTCTCGGAGGGCGCGCGGGTCGTCCTGCTGGCCAAGCCGGAGTGGTACGCCCCGCGCGGGCAGCTGTCCCTGCGGGCCACGGAGATACGGCCCGTCGGCATCGGCGAGCTCCTCGCCCGGCTGGAGCGGCTCAAGCGGTCGCTGGCCTCCGAGGGGCTCTTCGCACTGGAGCGCAAGAAGCCGCTGCCCTTCCTGCCGCAGCTGATCGGGCTGGTGGTCGGGCGGGCCTCGGCGGCCGAGCGCGACGTCCTGGAGAACGCCCGGCGCCGCTGGCCGGCCGTCCGCTTCGAGGTGCGCAACGTCGCCGTTCAGGGGGTGCACGCGGTGCCCCAGGTGGTCCAGGCGGTCAAGGAGCTCGACGCCCTGGACGAGGTCGACGTGATCATCGTGGCGCGCGGCGGAGGCAGCGTGGAGGACCTGCTGCCCTTCTCCGACGAGGAGGTCGTCCGCACGGTCGCGGCGGCCCGCACCCCCGTGGTCTCGGCGATCGGCCACGAGCCCGACTCCCCGCTGCTGGACCTGGTCGCGGACGTACGGGCCTCCACGCCCACGGACGCGGCGAAGAAGGTGGTCCCGGACGTGGGCGAGGAGCTGGAGCGGGTACGCCAGCTGCAGGGCCGGGGGCTGCGCGCGGTGACCGGTCTGCTCGACCGGGAGGAGCGGGGGCTCGCGCACGCCCTCGCCCGGCCGGTCTTCGTCCACCCGCAGCGGATGGTGGAGATCCGGGAGGACGAGCTGGACGCGCTGCTGGCGCGCGGCCGGCGCACGCTCGGGCACCTGCTGGACCGGGCCGACTCGGAGCTCGCCCACACCCTCGCCCGGGTGGTGGCGCTGTCCCCGGCCGCGACCCTGGAGCGCGGGTACGCCGTACTGCAGCGGGCCGACGGCCATGTGGTGCGTTCGCCGGAGGGACTCGGGACGGACGAGGTGCTGCGCGCCCGGGTGGCGGAGGGCACCTTCTCCGTACGGGTCGCTCCGCCCGAGTAG
- a CDS encoding DUF6542 domain-containing protein — MPRPRLTGLGGGLFACAGMVLVAGICWLLFSSSLFVYGLLFVPVAAAAALWVRPADLITAPISAPIAFAAGVWPISGGSGGFGGQLMGLVSALSLHAGWLYAGTLVAALIVVVRKAALIGKRRLPRRTASTS, encoded by the coding sequence ATGCCCCGGCCCCGGCTGACCGGGCTCGGCGGCGGGCTGTTCGCGTGCGCCGGCATGGTGCTCGTCGCCGGGATCTGCTGGCTGCTCTTCAGCTCCTCGCTCTTCGTCTACGGGCTGCTCTTCGTGCCCGTCGCGGCCGCCGCCGCGCTCTGGGTACGGCCCGCCGACCTGATCACCGCGCCGATCAGCGCCCCCATCGCCTTCGCCGCCGGGGTGTGGCCCATCTCGGGCGGCTCCGGCGGCTTCGGCGGGCAGCTGATGGGGCTGGTGTCCGCCCTGTCCCTGCACGCCGGCTGGCTGTACGCGGGCACGCTGGTCGCCGCGCTGATCGTCGTCGTGCGCAAGGCGGCGCTGATCGGGAAGAGGCGGCTCCCCCGCCGGACCGCCTCGACCTCCTAG
- a CDS encoding malonic semialdehyde reductase translates to MSLVLDSAAQDLLFREARTANSFSDEPVTEEQVQAIYDLVKFGPTAFNQTPLRITLVRSPEARERLVKHMAEGNAAKTATAPLVAILSADNEFHEELPQLLPHFPQAKDMFFAERPVREQSALLNAALQAAYFIVGVRAAGLAAGPMTGADFGGIQKEFLDADHTPLMVVNIGKPGEDAAFPRSPRLAFDEVVTTV, encoded by the coding sequence ATGTCTCTCGTTCTTGACTCCGCCGCGCAGGACCTGCTGTTCCGCGAGGCCCGCACGGCCAACTCGTTCTCGGACGAGCCGGTCACCGAGGAGCAGGTCCAGGCGATCTACGACCTGGTGAAGTTCGGCCCCACCGCGTTCAACCAGACGCCGCTGCGCATCACCCTGGTCCGCTCCCCCGAGGCCCGCGAGCGCCTCGTGAAGCACATGGCCGAGGGCAACGCGGCGAAGACCGCCACCGCGCCGCTGGTCGCGATCCTCTCCGCGGACAACGAGTTCCACGAGGAGCTCCCGCAGCTGCTGCCGCACTTCCCGCAGGCCAAGGACATGTTCTTCGCCGAGCGCCCGGTCCGCGAGCAGTCCGCGCTGCTGAACGCCGCCCTGCAGGCCGCGTACTTCATCGTCGGCGTCCGCGCCGCCGGTCTGGCCGCGGGCCCGATGACCGGCGCCGACTTCGGCGGCATCCAGAAGGAGTTCCTGGACGCCGACCACACCCCGCTGATGGTCGTCAACATCGGCAAGCCGGGCGAGGACGCCGCCTTCCCGCGCTCCCCGCGCCTGGCGTTCGACGAGGTCGTCACCACCGTCTGA